A section of the Citrus sinensis cultivar Valencia sweet orange chromosome 8, DVS_A1.0, whole genome shotgun sequence genome encodes:
- the LOC102629392 gene encoding calnexin homolog 1-like isoform X2: MGKMQVNAVFGLLFGCCVFYKIQASASDAIFYEPFDDPFDGRWVVSENDDYKGVWKHSKSEGHDDYGLLVSEKARKYAIVKDLNENLNIKSQKVILQYDVRLQNELECGGAYLKFLRQQSTGWKPQEFDNNSPYSIMFGPDKCGNTNKVHFIFKNKNLKGGEYVEHHLKDPPSVPSDKFSHVYTAVLQPDNILRILIDGKEEKKTYFLSEKDFDPPLIPTKMIPDPDDKKPEDWDERAKIPDPEAVKPGDWDEDSPAEIEDDEAVKPEGWLDDEPEEIEDPEASKPEDWDEEEDGEWEAPKVANPKCAEAPGCGKWRRPMKSNPAYKGKWHAPLIENPNYNGIWKPQQIQNPHYFEVAEPNFEPISAVGIEIWTMQDGILFDNILITCDENVAALYRETTWKPKFEVEKAKHKAEKAVAASSDFFTRIRKGLFGLLYKIADIPFLNAYKSKIIEVLKRGDEQPNITVGILFSIFFIILTIVVTTLFGGKEKPPANVTQGKMGMAAAQTSNNQRSTKEKESETKKATATAAAPPRKKSTRRDA; the protein is encoded by the exons ATGGGAAAGATGCAAGTGAATGCAGTTTTTGGATTGCTTTTTGGTTGCTGCGTTTTTTACAAGATCCAAGCTTCTGCTTCTGATGCT attttttacGAGCCCTTTGATGATCCATTTGATGGACGCTGGGTTGTTTCTGAGAATGATGACTACAAAG gAGTGTGGAAGCATTCAAAGAGCGAGGGACATGATGATTACGGGCTTCTTGTGAGTGAGAAGGCAAGAAAATATGCTATTGTTAAAGATTTGAATGAGAATTTGAACATCAAGAGCCAAAAAGTTATCTTACAATATGATGTCAGGCTTCAAAATGAGTTAGAATGTGGTGGTGCATACTTAAAATTTCTTCGGCAGCAGTCTACCGGCTGGAAACCTCAGGAATTTGATAACAATTCTCCATATTCAATAATGTTTGGACCTGATAAATGTGGCAACACAAACAAGGTTCACTTCATCTTTAAGAACAAGAATCTAAAGGGTGGCGAGTATGTTGAGCATCATCTGAAGGATCCTCCGTCTGTGCCTTCCGACAAGTTCTCTCATGTGTATACTGCAGTATTGCAACCTGATAACATATTACGGATTCTTATAGATGGGAAGGAGGAGAAGAAGACATATTTTCTTTCGGAGAAAGATTTTGACCCGCCACTTATTCCAACGAAGATGATTCCTGACCCGGATGATAAAAAACCAGAGGATTGGGATGAACGAGCAAAGATTCCGGACCCTGAAGCTGTGAAACCTGGGGACTGGGATGAAGATTCTCCTGCAGAGATAGAGGATGATGAAGCTGTGAAACCTGAAGGTTGGTTGGATGATGAGCCTGAGGAGATTGAGGATCCTGAGGCTTCCAAGCCAGAAGATTGGGATGAGGAGGAGGATGGTGAATGGGAGGCACCAAAAGTTGCTAATCCAAAGTGTGCTGAGGCGCCAGGTTGTGGCAAGTGGAGGAGGCCAATGAAGAGCAATCCTGCTTATAAAGGGAAATGGCATGCCCCGTTAATTGAAAATCCTAATTACAACGGTATTTGGAAACCTCAACAGATTCAAAACCCTCACTATTTTGAGGTTGCAGAACCCAATTTTGAGCCTATTTCTGCTGTTGGTATTGAGATTTGGACAATGCAAGATGGTATTTTGTTTGACAACATTCTGATAACTTGTGATGAGAATGTTGCTGCCTTGTACAGAGAAACCACTTGGAAGCCGAAGTTTGAAGTAGAGAAAGCAAAACATAAAGCTGAGAAAGCAGTTGCTGCTTCTTCAGATTTCTTCACTAGAATCCGG AAGGGACTTTTTGGCCTGCTCTACAAGATAGCAGACATACCTTTCTTGAATGCGTACAAGTCCAAGATCATT GAAGTGCTTAAAAGAGGAGACGAGCAACCTAATATAACAGTAGGCATTCTCTTTTCcatcttctttattattttgacaatTGTCGTTACAACCCTATTTGGAGGCAAAGAAAAACCACCG GCCAATGTCACTCAAGGGAAAATGGGCATGGCTGCTGCTCAAACCTCAAATAATCAACGAAGCACTAAAGAAAAGGAAAGTGAGACAAAGAAGGCCACAGCTACAGCTGCAGCTCCTCCACGAAAGAAATCTACCAGAAGAGATGCTTGA
- the LOC102630547 gene encoding DNA replication licensing factor MCM2 isoform X1 translates to MADTPSTPDSPTSAGFNSDQLPPNTSQNYSTDDEAAVDPNIIRDEPEEPEDEEEGEDLFNDHFMDDYRRLDEHDQYESLGLDDSLEDERDLDQIIADRRAAELELEARDGQMSINPSRKKLPQLLHDQDTDDDSYRPSKRSRADFRPRRSQIDNDAMQSSPRQSRDDVPMTDATDDYPYEDDDGDEAEFEMYRVQGTLREWVTRDEVRRFIAKKFKEFLLTYVSPKSEQGDFEYVRLINEIVSANKCSLEIDYKQFIYIHPNIAIWLADAPQSVLEVMEDVARNVVFNLHPNYKRIHQKIYVRITNLPVYDQIRNIRQIHLNTMIRIGGVVTRRTGVFPQLQQVKYDCNKCGAILGPFFQNSYSEVKVGSCPECQSKGPFTINIEQTIYRNYQKLTLQESPGIVPAGRLPRYKEVILLNDLIDCARPGEEIEVTGIYTNNFDLSLNTKNGFPVFATVVEANHITKKHDLFSAYKLTQEDKEEIEKLAKDPRIGERIIKSIAPSIYGHEDIKTALALSMFGGQEKNVKGKHRLRGDINVLLLGDPGTAKSQFLKYVEKTGQRAVYTTGKGASAVGLTAAVHKDPVTREWTLEGGALVLADRGICLIDEFDKMNDQDRVSIHEAMEQQSISISKAGIVTSLQARCSVIAAANPVGGRYDSSKTFSENVELTDPIISRFDVLCVVKDVVDPVVDEMLAKFVIDSHFKSQPKGVNLDDKSKNESEEDIQVADREIDPEILPQDLLKKYITYAKLNVFPRLHDPDMEKLTHVYAELRRESSHGQGVPIAVRHIESMIRMSEAHARMRLRQHVTQEDVNMAIRVLLDSFISTQKFGVQKALQRSFRKYMTFKKEYNALLLDLLRELVKNALHFEEIISGSRSTSGLSHIDVKVVDLLNRAQELEIYDLRPFFSSAEFSGAGFQLDEARGVIRHRLARQ, encoded by the exons ATGGCTGACACTCCATCGACTCCAGATTCACCGACGTCGGCGGGATTCAATTCCGACCAGCTTCCACCAAACACGAGCCAGAATTACTCGACGGACGATGAGGCGGCCGTGGATCCCAATATTATTAGAGACGAGCCTGAAGAACCTGAGGATGAGGAGGAAGGAGAAGACCTGTTCAACGACCATTTTATGGA TGATTATCGGAGGCTGGATGAGCATGATCAGTATGAATCGCTTGGACTTGATGATTCTCTTGAAGACGAGAGAGATTTGGATCAGATCATCGCTGATAGAAGAGCCGCTGAATTGGAACTTGAAGCGCGCGATGGTCAAATGTCTATCAATCCTAGTCGCAAAAAGCTTCCTCAGCTTCTTCATGACCagg ACACTGATGATGATAGTTACAGACCTTCAAAGAGGTCTAGAGCTGATTTTAGGCCGAGAAGAAGCCAGATTGATAATGATGCTATGCAAAGTTCACCACGACAATCTAGAGATGATGTACCCATGACTGATGCAACTGATGATTATCCTTATgaggatgatgatggtgatgaagCCGAGTTTGAAATGTATCGTGTTCAGGGAACATTGAGAGAATGGGTTACCAGAGATGAAGTGCGCCGTTTTATTGCTAAAAAGTTCAAAGAGTTTTTACTTACGTATGTTAGTCCTAAGAGCGAACAGGGTGATTTTGAATATGTACGGCTGATCAATGAGATTGTTTCAG CTAATAAGTGTAGTCTGGAGATCGATTACAAACAGTTTATCTATATCCATCCCAATATTGCTATATGGCTTGCTGATGCCCCTCAATCTGTTCTAGAAGTCATGGAAGATGTTGCCAGAAATGTTGTGTTTAATTTACATCCAAACTACAAACGTATTCATCAGAAGATATATGTTCGCATCACTAACTTACCAGTTTATGATCAGATTCGGAACATCAG ACAAATCCATTTGAACACCATGATTCGCATAGGGGGAGTTGTGACTAGACGTACTGGGGTCTTTCCCCAGTTGCAGCAAGTGAAATATGATTGCAACAAGTGTGGGGCGATCTTGGGGCCTTTCTTTCAGAATTCATATTCAGAAGTCAAAGTTGGGTCTTGCCCTGAATGCCAATCAAAAGGACCATTCACTATCAACATTGAACAG ACTATATACAGGAATTACCAGAAATTAACACTTCAAGAGAGCCCAGGAATTGTGCCTGCAGGCCGGCTTCCAAGATACAAGGAAGTGATACTGTTGAATGACCTGATTGATTGTGCCCGCCCAGGCGAAGAAATT gaGGTCACAGGCATAtacacaaataattttgacttgTCTTTGAACACAAAGAATGGATTTCCTGTATTTGCCACTGTGGTCGAAGCAAACCATATTACTAAGAAGCATGACCTCTTTTCTGCTTACAAACTTACCCAGGAAGACAAAGAAGAGATTGAGAAGCTGGCTAAAGACCCACGGATAGGAGAGAGG attatCAAATCAATTGCGCCATCTATCTATGGCCATGAAGACATAAAAACTGCATTAGCTCTTTCTATGTTTGGAGGTCAGGAAAAGAATGTTAAAGGTAAACACCGACTGCGTGGCGACATAAATGTACTTCTTCTTGGTGATCCAGGCACGGCAAAATCCCAATTCCTGAA gtATGTCGAAAAGACTGGGCAGAGAGCTGTTTATACTACTGGTAAAGGAGCTTCTGCTGTTGGGCTTACAGCAGCAGTGCACAAAGATCCAGTCACAAGGGAGTGGACCCTTGAAGGAGGTGCTCTTGTTCTAGCTGATAGAGGAATTTGTCTCATTGATGAGTTTGATAAAATGAATGATCAGGATAG GGTAAGCATCCATGAAGCAATGGAGCAGCAAAGTATTAGCATATCAAAGGCTGGGATTGTTACTTCACTCCAGGCTCGTTGCTCTGTGATTGCTGCTGCAAATCCAGTTGGAGGAAG ATATGATTcctcaaaaacattttcagaaaatgtGGAATTGACAGATCCCATCATCTCTCGTTTCGACGTTCTATGCGTTGTTAAG GATGTTGTTGACCCCGTCGTGGATGAGATGCTGGCAAAGTTTGTAATTGATAGTCATTTCAAGTCACAACCCAAGGGGGTTAATTTGGATGACAAGTCTAAGAATGAATCCGAAGAAGATATTCAGGTTGCTGATAGGGAAATTGATCCAGAA ATACTTCCTCAAGACTTGCTTAAGAAATACATTACTTATGCCAAGTTGAATGTGTTCCCAAGGTTGCATGACCCCGATATGGAAAAGCTCACACATGTTTATGCTGAGCTGCGTAGGGAATCTTCG CATGGACAAGGAGTCCCCATAGCCGTGAGACACATAGAATCAATGATACGAATGTCTGAAGCTCATGCCAGAATGCGCCTCAGACAGCATGTAACACAAGAAGATGTGAACATGGCCATCCGTGTCCTACTTGATTCATTCATTTCAACACAAAAGTTTGGGGTGCAGAAAGCTTTGCAAAGG AGCTTTAGAAAGTATATGACTTTCAAGAAGGAATACAATGCACTGCTTCTTGATCTTCTTCGGGAGCTCGTAAAGAATGCATTGCATTTCGAAGAGATTATTTCCGGGTCTCGTTCAACTTCAGGGCTTAGTCATATTGATGTGAAAGTAGTGGATTTGCTGAACAGG GCACAAGAACTCGAAATTTATGATCTGCGCCCATTCTTTTCTAGTGCTGAATTTTCTGGTGCTGGTTTTCAGTTGGATGAAGCTCGGGGAGTGATTAGACACCGTCTTGCAAGACAATGA
- the LOC102629392 gene encoding calnexin homolog 1-like isoform X1 translates to MGKMQVNAVFGLLFGCCVFYKIQASASDAIFYEPFDDPFDGRWVVSENDDYKGVWKHSKSEGHDDYGLLVSEKARKYAIVKDLNENLNIKSQKVILQYDVRLQNELECGGAYLKFLRQQSTGWKPQEFDNNSPYSIMFGPDKCGNTNKVHFIFKNKNLKGGEYVEHHLKDPPSVPSDKFSHVYTAVLQPDNILRILIDGKEEKKTYFLSEKDFDPPLIPTKMIPDPDDKKPEDWDERAKIPDPEAVKPGDWDEDSPAEIEDDEAVKPEGWLDDEPEEIEDPEASKPEDWDEEEDGEWEAPKVANPKCAEAPGCGKWRRPMKSNPAYKGKWHAPLIENPNYNGIWKPQQIQNPHYFEVAEPNFEPISAVGIEIWTMQDGILFDNILITCDENVAALYRETTWKPKFEVEKAKHKAEKAVAASSDFFTRIRKGLFGLLYKIADIPFLNAYKSKIIEVLKRGDEQPNITVGILFSIFFIILTIVVTTLFGGKEKPPVCLQSKLIYFVGPRHETCFKVLEFPCLYMQANVTQGKMGMAAAQTSNNQRSTKEKESETKKATATAAAPPRKKSTRRDA, encoded by the exons ATGGGAAAGATGCAAGTGAATGCAGTTTTTGGATTGCTTTTTGGTTGCTGCGTTTTTTACAAGATCCAAGCTTCTGCTTCTGATGCT attttttacGAGCCCTTTGATGATCCATTTGATGGACGCTGGGTTGTTTCTGAGAATGATGACTACAAAG gAGTGTGGAAGCATTCAAAGAGCGAGGGACATGATGATTACGGGCTTCTTGTGAGTGAGAAGGCAAGAAAATATGCTATTGTTAAAGATTTGAATGAGAATTTGAACATCAAGAGCCAAAAAGTTATCTTACAATATGATGTCAGGCTTCAAAATGAGTTAGAATGTGGTGGTGCATACTTAAAATTTCTTCGGCAGCAGTCTACCGGCTGGAAACCTCAGGAATTTGATAACAATTCTCCATATTCAATAATGTTTGGACCTGATAAATGTGGCAACACAAACAAGGTTCACTTCATCTTTAAGAACAAGAATCTAAAGGGTGGCGAGTATGTTGAGCATCATCTGAAGGATCCTCCGTCTGTGCCTTCCGACAAGTTCTCTCATGTGTATACTGCAGTATTGCAACCTGATAACATATTACGGATTCTTATAGATGGGAAGGAGGAGAAGAAGACATATTTTCTTTCGGAGAAAGATTTTGACCCGCCACTTATTCCAACGAAGATGATTCCTGACCCGGATGATAAAAAACCAGAGGATTGGGATGAACGAGCAAAGATTCCGGACCCTGAAGCTGTGAAACCTGGGGACTGGGATGAAGATTCTCCTGCAGAGATAGAGGATGATGAAGCTGTGAAACCTGAAGGTTGGTTGGATGATGAGCCTGAGGAGATTGAGGATCCTGAGGCTTCCAAGCCAGAAGATTGGGATGAGGAGGAGGATGGTGAATGGGAGGCACCAAAAGTTGCTAATCCAAAGTGTGCTGAGGCGCCAGGTTGTGGCAAGTGGAGGAGGCCAATGAAGAGCAATCCTGCTTATAAAGGGAAATGGCATGCCCCGTTAATTGAAAATCCTAATTACAACGGTATTTGGAAACCTCAACAGATTCAAAACCCTCACTATTTTGAGGTTGCAGAACCCAATTTTGAGCCTATTTCTGCTGTTGGTATTGAGATTTGGACAATGCAAGATGGTATTTTGTTTGACAACATTCTGATAACTTGTGATGAGAATGTTGCTGCCTTGTACAGAGAAACCACTTGGAAGCCGAAGTTTGAAGTAGAGAAAGCAAAACATAAAGCTGAGAAAGCAGTTGCTGCTTCTTCAGATTTCTTCACTAGAATCCGG AAGGGACTTTTTGGCCTGCTCTACAAGATAGCAGACATACCTTTCTTGAATGCGTACAAGTCCAAGATCATT GAAGTGCTTAAAAGAGGAGACGAGCAACCTAATATAACAGTAGGCATTCTCTTTTCcatcttctttattattttgacaatTGTCGTTACAACCCTATTTGGAGGCAAAGAAAAACCACCGGTATGTCTACAGTCTAAACTTATATACTTTGTGGGACCACGTCATGAGACTTGTTTCAAAGTTTTAGAGTTTCCTTGCTTGTACATGCAGGCCAATGTCACTCAAGGGAAAATGGGCATGGCTGCTGCTCAAACCTCAAATAATCAACGAAGCACTAAAGAAAAGGAAAGTGAGACAAAGAAGGCCACAGCTACAGCTGCAGCTCCTCCACGAAAGAAATCTACCAGAAGAGATGCTTGA
- the LOC102630547 gene encoding DNA replication licensing factor MCM2 isoform X2: MADTPSTPDSPTSAGFNSDQLPPNTSQNYSTDDEAAVDPNIIRDEPEEPEDEEEGEDLFNDHFMDDYRRLDEHDQYESLGLDDSLEDERDLDQIIADRRAAELELEARDGQMSINPSRKKLPQLLHDQDTDDDSYRPSKRSRADFRPRRSQIDNDAMQSSPRQSRDDVPMTDATDDYPYEDDDGDEAEFEMYRVQGTLREWVTRDEVRRFIAKKFKEFLLTYVSPKSEQGDFEYVRLINEIVSANKCSLEIDYKQFIYIHPNIAIWLADAPQSVLEVMEDVARNVVFNLHPNYKRIHQKIYVRITNLPVYDQIRNIRQIHLNTMIRIGGVVTRRTGVFPQLQQVKYDCNKCGAILGPFFQNSYSEVKVGSCPECQSKGPFTINIEQTIYRNYQKLTLQESPGIVPAGRLPRYKEVILLNDLIDCARPGEEIEDKEEIEKLAKDPRIGERIIKSIAPSIYGHEDIKTALALSMFGGQEKNVKGKHRLRGDINVLLLGDPGTAKSQFLKYVEKTGQRAVYTTGKGASAVGLTAAVHKDPVTREWTLEGGALVLADRGICLIDEFDKMNDQDRVSIHEAMEQQSISISKAGIVTSLQARCSVIAAANPVGGRYDSSKTFSENVELTDPIISRFDVLCVVKDVVDPVVDEMLAKFVIDSHFKSQPKGVNLDDKSKNESEEDIQVADREIDPEILPQDLLKKYITYAKLNVFPRLHDPDMEKLTHVYAELRRESSHGQGVPIAVRHIESMIRMSEAHARMRLRQHVTQEDVNMAIRVLLDSFISTQKFGVQKALQRSFRKYMTFKKEYNALLLDLLRELVKNALHFEEIISGSRSTSGLSHIDVKVVDLLNRAQELEIYDLRPFFSSAEFSGAGFQLDEARGVIRHRLARQ; encoded by the exons ATGGCTGACACTCCATCGACTCCAGATTCACCGACGTCGGCGGGATTCAATTCCGACCAGCTTCCACCAAACACGAGCCAGAATTACTCGACGGACGATGAGGCGGCCGTGGATCCCAATATTATTAGAGACGAGCCTGAAGAACCTGAGGATGAGGAGGAAGGAGAAGACCTGTTCAACGACCATTTTATGGA TGATTATCGGAGGCTGGATGAGCATGATCAGTATGAATCGCTTGGACTTGATGATTCTCTTGAAGACGAGAGAGATTTGGATCAGATCATCGCTGATAGAAGAGCCGCTGAATTGGAACTTGAAGCGCGCGATGGTCAAATGTCTATCAATCCTAGTCGCAAAAAGCTTCCTCAGCTTCTTCATGACCagg ACACTGATGATGATAGTTACAGACCTTCAAAGAGGTCTAGAGCTGATTTTAGGCCGAGAAGAAGCCAGATTGATAATGATGCTATGCAAAGTTCACCACGACAATCTAGAGATGATGTACCCATGACTGATGCAACTGATGATTATCCTTATgaggatgatgatggtgatgaagCCGAGTTTGAAATGTATCGTGTTCAGGGAACATTGAGAGAATGGGTTACCAGAGATGAAGTGCGCCGTTTTATTGCTAAAAAGTTCAAAGAGTTTTTACTTACGTATGTTAGTCCTAAGAGCGAACAGGGTGATTTTGAATATGTACGGCTGATCAATGAGATTGTTTCAG CTAATAAGTGTAGTCTGGAGATCGATTACAAACAGTTTATCTATATCCATCCCAATATTGCTATATGGCTTGCTGATGCCCCTCAATCTGTTCTAGAAGTCATGGAAGATGTTGCCAGAAATGTTGTGTTTAATTTACATCCAAACTACAAACGTATTCATCAGAAGATATATGTTCGCATCACTAACTTACCAGTTTATGATCAGATTCGGAACATCAG ACAAATCCATTTGAACACCATGATTCGCATAGGGGGAGTTGTGACTAGACGTACTGGGGTCTTTCCCCAGTTGCAGCAAGTGAAATATGATTGCAACAAGTGTGGGGCGATCTTGGGGCCTTTCTTTCAGAATTCATATTCAGAAGTCAAAGTTGGGTCTTGCCCTGAATGCCAATCAAAAGGACCATTCACTATCAACATTGAACAG ACTATATACAGGAATTACCAGAAATTAACACTTCAAGAGAGCCCAGGAATTGTGCCTGCAGGCCGGCTTCCAAGATACAAGGAAGTGATACTGTTGAATGACCTGATTGATTGTGCCCGCCCAGGCGAAGAAATT GAAGACAAAGAAGAGATTGAGAAGCTGGCTAAAGACCCACGGATAGGAGAGAGG attatCAAATCAATTGCGCCATCTATCTATGGCCATGAAGACATAAAAACTGCATTAGCTCTTTCTATGTTTGGAGGTCAGGAAAAGAATGTTAAAGGTAAACACCGACTGCGTGGCGACATAAATGTACTTCTTCTTGGTGATCCAGGCACGGCAAAATCCCAATTCCTGAA gtATGTCGAAAAGACTGGGCAGAGAGCTGTTTATACTACTGGTAAAGGAGCTTCTGCTGTTGGGCTTACAGCAGCAGTGCACAAAGATCCAGTCACAAGGGAGTGGACCCTTGAAGGAGGTGCTCTTGTTCTAGCTGATAGAGGAATTTGTCTCATTGATGAGTTTGATAAAATGAATGATCAGGATAG GGTAAGCATCCATGAAGCAATGGAGCAGCAAAGTATTAGCATATCAAAGGCTGGGATTGTTACTTCACTCCAGGCTCGTTGCTCTGTGATTGCTGCTGCAAATCCAGTTGGAGGAAG ATATGATTcctcaaaaacattttcagaaaatgtGGAATTGACAGATCCCATCATCTCTCGTTTCGACGTTCTATGCGTTGTTAAG GATGTTGTTGACCCCGTCGTGGATGAGATGCTGGCAAAGTTTGTAATTGATAGTCATTTCAAGTCACAACCCAAGGGGGTTAATTTGGATGACAAGTCTAAGAATGAATCCGAAGAAGATATTCAGGTTGCTGATAGGGAAATTGATCCAGAA ATACTTCCTCAAGACTTGCTTAAGAAATACATTACTTATGCCAAGTTGAATGTGTTCCCAAGGTTGCATGACCCCGATATGGAAAAGCTCACACATGTTTATGCTGAGCTGCGTAGGGAATCTTCG CATGGACAAGGAGTCCCCATAGCCGTGAGACACATAGAATCAATGATACGAATGTCTGAAGCTCATGCCAGAATGCGCCTCAGACAGCATGTAACACAAGAAGATGTGAACATGGCCATCCGTGTCCTACTTGATTCATTCATTTCAACACAAAAGTTTGGGGTGCAGAAAGCTTTGCAAAGG AGCTTTAGAAAGTATATGACTTTCAAGAAGGAATACAATGCACTGCTTCTTGATCTTCTTCGGGAGCTCGTAAAGAATGCATTGCATTTCGAAGAGATTATTTCCGGGTCTCGTTCAACTTCAGGGCTTAGTCATATTGATGTGAAAGTAGTGGATTTGCTGAACAGG GCACAAGAACTCGAAATTTATGATCTGCGCCCATTCTTTTCTAGTGCTGAATTTTCTGGTGCTGGTTTTCAGTTGGATGAAGCTCGGGGAGTGATTAGACACCGTCTTGCAAGACAATGA